The Liolophura sinensis isolate JHLJ2023 chromosome 6, CUHK_Ljap_v2, whole genome shotgun sequence genomic sequence CATCTTTTCGAAATTAACTTTTGAAGTCAAGGGCTCGCTGAAACTATCAAGCCCTTGACAGATGGTCGAGGTCTcatgttcaaatctagctcttgcTGCTTTGGCTGCAGCTTCATGTCAGGAGGATTTTCTGTCAGGTATCTAAGCAAGGATCGACCTGAGCATCAACCCTACAGcttcgtttaagtgaaaaattcttcagtgtccgggtacagcgtaaacaccaattaattaaataaatatattaaagatCAAAACCTTGTTACTCACATGCGATTGTCAGCATCAGATCTAGCCTAACAGAATTGCAAcagagtgaaggaaaccataaCCTCTGATGATATAACTGCATCTCCCTCTCGTTCAGTTACCtgaatttgtttctttgattggtgttttacaccgtactcaagaacatttcacttatacgacagccagcattatatggtgggaggaaactgggacaGAGCCCATGAGAAACAAACGACCATCAGCAtgttgttggcagatcttcccactaatggccgaagaggaaggcagcatgagctggaccagaactcacagtgaccacattggtgaaaggctcctgggtcattacgttgtgcCAGTGTGCTAATCAACTGAGTCATGGAGGCTCCTACAGTTATGTGAATTGATCTGTTTCATTGGAATTAAAACCTTAATTAAAACTGCCTTCAGTTAAGTCTTGGCAATTACGATAACACCAGTAAATAGCACTATTAATGCTAGTCCGCAATCTACCAAATGATATGCTGCCATCGTTTTGTTGTTGCAGTCTCCACCAAATTGTTTCTTGTAGGATCCATGCCTCTTAATTATTCAGGAGGCcagatattttaattatataagCACCAGCCAACAGTTTTACAATAGAGTTGTAAGAATTGAACAAATTACTTCTTAGTTCAAAATGTCCACCATGACTAACCAGACTGATGTCCCTTATTTAAAACCTGATAGTTCAATGCAAAGTACCTtataaattcaaattcaaattcaaacaaAGTATTCGAAAACTGCATGACCCAGGAAGCATACCTGTACCCTAGCAAGAGTGTTTGCTATTACTTTTAATtcttgttaaaatataaaattcttgaaaaatttcCTTCATCAGCCTGTTAGTCTAGGCCTATCCTcaaaagtgaaaactttttcagtCAATAGTCATAATAATtggaaaacaataaaactacAAGATAGCTGCTTGGTTCTAAAGTAAATCTGATGAATGATGACAAGGTATCTCCAAGAGCTGCCAAGCTGAACTTCTCTTCTCTTTACATACTGTAATGTCTGCTGGAAGACCAATACATACTGTAATGTCTGCTGGAAGACCAATACATACTGTAATGTCTGCTGGAAGACCAATACATACTGTAATGTCTGCTGGAAGACCAATACATACTGTAATGTCTGCTGGAAGACCAATACATACTGCAATGTCCCCTTTCAAATATAAGCACAGGACCATATTAGTTGATACACAGTAATATTTTAATGAagataaaaacagaatacatgtaaatgttatccAGCCTGCTCTGATTTCTTGGCATCTTTGTTCTCATAGGTCACTTTATTCCCTTCAGCATCAATAGCAAAGTTATAGTCCTTTCTCATATTTAGCACTTTCTCCACTTCTTCATCCAATGTCTCTTCTGTTACAAATGTCTTAGCCTGTTCCTGTaaagacaaaaatgtaacacTTAAGAAACAAGCACATTTGTCATTATTATAACCATGCTCCAAAAGGAACTCCTTTCCCTATATTTCTGTCCACGTTAAAACTGCTTAATGACATAATTCTGTTGTGCAACATTAAATGCTGCACAATCTCAGCTCCTGAACAAATGATCTTCTCACAGTTCTCGGTAACAacataagtaaatgaataaaagcaTTGCCATCCATGTTAACTCGTGACTGCTTAATTCTCAAACATAAGGAATGTTTCCTTTTAAATaggaaaagaaaattattagtacatatttatgtttggGGTTATATATCATACttaacaaggagtcattaggtgtgagtacatatactctgtctcattgtggcagggcgagtccatgccgccaaagtactgccgtCTGTTAAGTATAATGCCAAAAAGACACAGACATTaggccccacccagtcacattatactgacaccaggccaaccactACTGTTTCCTTGCATAAGGTCTTTGGACTTCAGGAAATCATTACAGTAAAACATTAGAGACAGAGGCTAATGGTGGAACTAAAAGGTACATACATGTCCAACCAGGTACTTGTGCAGAGGCATATTCTTAAAACCTCAATTAAAAATGAACCTAAATCATTTGCATGACTTCTCTACTATGACAGGCATCAAAATGTTGATGGGTTGAGGAATAGGACAGGTTTAAAACATATCCTTACACTTTCTAATTGGACATATCTGCTGGCCTGTTCCAGCATCTCCAGCTCTTCATCTTCCTCTTGCTCCTGTTCCTTTCTTTTACGCAACTGTTTAGCAGCCACTTCTTCTTTCTGTCGCTTTTCCCTGTGAAAGAGATGTAACAGGTATTAACACTTAGCTTCACTTTGTTTGTTATACATcccaatatatatacatgtattgacaaTTATGGTTAACtgcaatgtttatttaattataccAGACAACTCCAAACAAACCTGGACTTAGTATGTAATACTTATATCATAACCTATTACTTTACCTATCCAATACACAAGAATGCACATATGACTGACAGCATATGACCCAGCAATAAAACCCTGTTGAAAAAGAAAGCTCCTGATAAAATTGCGTGTAAGACCATAAAAGgcctttatttaaaatttactcGAAGCCATACCACTAAGGTGTTTACTAAGGGAGGcatttttctttacctttcCTGATACAAAGAAAGATTGAAAAGGAGTAGCAAATTTTCCTCACAGTAGATCTCCTGTCTTTCTCCCAAGTCAAATACACTCACCAGAGATATTAATACATATCATGTTCTATACTTTCAGCTCCTGTTACACACCTTTGGACCATATACTCAACAGAGATTTTAATACATATCATGTTCTATACTTTCAGCTCCTATTACACACCTTTGGACCATATAGGCTACTCAGCAGAGATTTTAATTCATATCATGTTCTATACTTTCAGCTCCTGTCACACACCTTTGGACCGTATACTCAACagagattttaatatatatCATGTTCTATACTTTCAGCTCCTGTTACACACCTTTGAACCATATACTCAACAGAGATTTTAATACATATCATGTTCTATACTTTCAGCTCCTGTTACACACCTTTGGACCATATACTCTACAGAGATTTTAATACATATCATGTTCTATACTTTCAGCTCCTGTTACACACCTTTGGACCATATACTCAACTGAGATTTTAATATATATCATGTTCTATACTTTCAGCTCCTGTTACACACCTTTGAACCATATACTCAACAGAGATTTTAATACATATCATGTCCTATACTTTCAGCTCCTGTTACACACCTTTGAACCATATACTCAACACAGATTTTAATACATATCATGTTCTATACTTTCAGCTCCTGTTACACACCTTTGGACCATATACTCAACAGATTTTAATACATTTCATGTTCTATACTTTCAGCTCCTGTTACACACCTTTGGACCATACACTCAACAGAGATTTTAATACATATCATGTTCTATACTTTCAGCTCCTGTTACACACCTTTGAACCATATACTCAACACAGATTTTAATACATATCATGTTCTATACTTTCAGCTCCTGTTACACACCTTTGAACCATATACTCAACAGAGATTTTAATACATATCATGTTCTATACTTCCAGCTCCTGTTACACACCTCTGGACCGCAACCTCCGCATTCCACTGTCTGTTTATCTCCATCAGTCTCCTGTGCTCTTCCTCTTCTGCTCTTTGCAGTTCTTCCTCACTAATATCTTCAGTTTTAATGTCTTGCTGCCACTTAACCAAAAATGTTCTGTAAATTGAACATACAACTATTGTACAAAAACAGCCTCAAAGTTTAGCCTAGGAATCCCACAATGTGTGACTAAATCTGTATCTCTAACTTATGACATGGTTTCTTTCACCACTCAGcaaactgatttgtttgtgaTGACATTGCTTCAATTCTTTCCAGACATCTTCTAGGTTGTAATAATTCATATTAGTATTTCTGAAGGAACAGATAACAGCAAACCATATGCTCAACACTTCAGTCACTGCATATATTTTGACCCCTCTACAGGATTCCAATCACAGATGAAGGATTTGTTCCAACGATACACTACCTAACTCAAATTCACTTAATTCTCTTAAAATTTTTCACcttgaaatattaaaacagtgcatttatattaaaaatgaaaatacagaTAGCATTTAATCTCTCCAGCATTAGATGCAGAGTGAAGTAACTCTTATTGAGTAACAAGAGTCACAAAGGGAAGCAGTcccaaatgtgtcggattgacAGTAAGGAATGTTTAccactgttcacatgtacattaaatcttccctagaaTAAATCAATGTCAGTCGCACGTTCCTACATATGAACTAACCTGTTCTCGGATTGGCCAAACCAAAAGTAGTCCATGGCATTAACGCAAATTGACCAAAAAAAAGGGTTTACTGTACTCCAGCCGCCATCTCGataatgtgtgtttatttttaatgaacAGACGTGATTGCCATGGATGCTTTTAGTTCGGCAAATATCCCAACAGGTTAGTTTATATAATTAACCACACGGTTGACGTCAATTTACGCTTGGAAAGATTTAATATGTCCGAACACCATCAAtctgacacatttggggctgtttccCTCTGTAACTCTCTCAACTGTGTTGCTCGATAAGAGTTTCCCCACTCCTAGCTCTGACGGGCCAACTCTTCAACCTAAAGGATAACGGCCCTGATGCCAACATTGCTACCTGACATAAATGCCATGTTGCTCTTGCAAGTTCTTGATAACCCGAGATACCTCACAAGAAAATCATTCACTTGCTCTCAGGTCCTTCcaaagtcaacaacaacaaacccacaaacatcGGCTCTTTACGTCGGAAGGACCCCGAGGGCAACTGAGTGATTTTCACACCACGTGACGTGGGTTATCGAGAACTTGCAAGATCAACATGGCGGTCGTGTTATGTGCGTAGCAGCGATGGCCATGTAGTTTGTGGTTTTCCTGGATTTACTAGCGATGGGAAGAGGAGACATCTGAGCAAGATAAGCATTTCAGTCAACTACAAGTACAGACAGACACTTTTATCCACCCCAATATCGATGTGTGATGGACAGCATGTAAACCAGGAACTGTTATATGATAGGTAGCATTATTGGATTCAGTTCTTTTATTCTTAAAGgagaataaaatttaaatatcaattaaataccactgaaaagaatatgtatttcctcgcaggtgcatgccaacATCCACTGTGGGCAAttccattttgcctaaaaactagtcctgaagtcttttgtgtttggaggagaattgctgtcggaaaccgacGAAGTGCAGTTTGTGGTAGAACACTTCTTCCCTGTGGGTtgcaaacagtacagtttgttatacgcttgacgatcgggaagccggaatgttggacgtgggtttcgagtttacacgaacaagccggcagttttaacgactctcactggctgagaggcaacacacccccagcataaattacagagtgttaaagatggaggacgccatggactCAGCAATTTATGCTTTGCGGtgttcaggctttacatgtatgtcgatgATAagtcgcaaaattatgcagcaggcatcaccatatagaaaaaaaaatgagctcttttcagcctatagtgtcatgttattaagttttcttctcctttaaggatgAAGAGACGGCCCGTCAGAGTTACCCCACTCCGTAACTACGTGTAGGCCTATCTCCAGCGTGTGCTGGGTGCGCGCTTACAAAATAATGCTTGCTGTTTATACAAGGTTACAGATTCCTCGCAAAACACAATCAGAATACCTGATAGTCTTTAACTCGGTCCTATAACTGTTAAACTCCTTGAACAATTCAACATCTTCCTCTGCATTAATTGGAGTCGGTTCTCTAACGTTGAAAACTTTAGTTTTAGCGACTGGGACCCATCTTGGCTTTCTCCATCGCACTTGATGCGTCAGATTTGTGTTGTTCAAGCACGGATAAGTTCGCCTTGTCACAACTGTTAACTGCCTCATTAAGCCACACAGACATGCCATTGTCAACACTACAACTGAACACTCCGTCAAGACTTCTATCAAACCCTCACAGAATGTCAGCACTGTTGTATCCTCCACTGGCGACCAAGCTGCTTTCTCATAGCCAACATCGATGTAACGTACgatttgattggctgatgcAGGCTGACCTTGCGTCCAACATCCAATGGACAAACTACTCACAGTGCACACACCGAAATTGACAGTAACACAGGTCTGCCCCACGCAACgtccctacatgtatatgactgatAGGACATGTCCATATCCTAGTCTGGCAATCACAACAAAACTTCAGTTCCTGATAAACGTAAAATtcattaataaacaaataaatgtaagtaaataaatgaacaaataaaaaacaggAACACACTGTTTCTCAAAATAATGAGTTTATTGCTTCAAGTTCTTCAGTCACTGAATTTTAGCAGCAAAATTACATAGCGCCGGTATTAGGTAGGTCTGCAATGTTTTCACTACACTGATACTGTTATTTACAAAGGCGGCATGCTCTTTTAATTAAGCTGGTAGGCCTGTAAGTTATCAAACACTCACTATGGCATTGACTATGGAAGGGAATTTTCTTATTACATATAAGACATGCACTGTGGACTGTTATTACATATAAGACATGCATAACAGCAAGCTGGTTTTACAAGTAAAAGATTTCATTCTTTAGATTTTCAGCACAAACGGCCTTGAGATTCATGGTGAAATGCTTTGTACGTGTAGTTTTATAACACCACTACATGAATAAAAGGTGGGCATTTAGAAACTAGACACGTAGGGCTTCCCTGATCCATGACACATAACTGCATTATACTCTACCAACAGAATGAAATGTGAGTCCATTTGTTGAGTCAGTGAACAAAGCTGTTATGTCACCACAGATTTGATATCATACAGtagtatgtctacatgtactaaaaATTAATCCATCTCCCAACacttaaacatttatatatgtatagtataaGTCAGGATTT encodes the following:
- the LOC135469180 gene encoding small ribosomal subunit protein mS26-like: MACLCGLMRQLTVVTRRTYPCLNNTNLTHQVRWRKPRWVPVAKTKVFNVREPTPINAEEDVELFKEFNSYRTELKTIRTFLVKWQQDIKTEDISEEELQRAEEEEHRRLMEINRQWNAEVAVQREKRQKEEVAAKQLRKRKEQEQEEDEELEMLEQASRYVQLESEQAKTFVTEETLDEEVEKVLNMRKDYNFAIDAEGNKVTYENKDAKKSEQAG